The following coding sequences are from one Streptomyces dengpaensis window:
- a CDS encoding restriction endonuclease subunit S, which yields MSEPLVNGRSVKTMEGGFPVLRLTAIKDGKIDIGESKEGEWSAEQAAPFLVRQGDFLLSRGNGSKRLVGRGGLVGDVGNPIAFPDTMIRVRPSDELVSASYFRLLWDSPVVRRQIEDQVRTTAGIYKVNQAILERVALPLPPLAEQYRIVEAVEEQLSRLDQATASVAAAQARASLLAETLAERAVRGLVGVSSHPDPSVPLDEIRAATSARAGKRWKPTDPIKLADMKVPEGWTLASLGDLAWGNGYGTSVKCNYEGTGAAVLRIPNVQGGFIETSDMKYALDASLDLSEYYVRKGDILFVRTNGSPALIGRAGVVEREMELAFASYLIRFRVNLDFVEPWWIQLVTRTRAWRRHIERVAASSAGQYNLNAKRLAELPVPFPPLSVQREILDCVNSEIPWISRLQDVSNTVVKRSDSLRARILDRAFQGGLVQQHPADESASALLARITADRAARPKPRRTRRAADRAAADRAPRALASQTAMTDPAPEPTAVPAFAVQQEFEL from the coding sequence TTGAGTGAGCCCCTCGTCAATGGGCGATCGGTCAAGACCATGGAGGGTGGATTTCCCGTCCTGAGGCTTACAGCCATTAAGGATGGAAAGATCGACATTGGGGAGTCGAAGGAAGGAGAGTGGAGCGCTGAACAGGCCGCGCCCTTCCTGGTTCGCCAAGGGGACTTTCTGCTCAGCCGTGGTAACGGGTCCAAACGCCTGGTAGGACGTGGTGGTCTGGTAGGCGATGTGGGAAATCCGATTGCGTTCCCAGACACCATGATTCGAGTGCGCCCCAGTGATGAGCTGGTTTCCGCTTCATATTTCCGGTTGCTGTGGGACTCTCCGGTTGTGCGTAGACAGATCGAAGATCAAGTGCGCACGACTGCGGGGATCTACAAGGTGAACCAAGCCATCCTTGAGAGAGTTGCCCTGCCTCTGCCGCCGCTTGCAGAGCAGTACCGCATCGTCGAGGCTGTGGAAGAGCAATTGTCGCGTCTTGACCAGGCGACGGCCTCCGTCGCGGCGGCGCAGGCTCGTGCGAGTTTGCTGGCTGAGACGCTCGCCGAGCGGGCGGTTCGGGGGCTGGTGGGGGTGTCCTCGCACCCGGACCCCAGCGTGCCACTGGACGAGATCCGGGCGGCGACGAGTGCTCGGGCGGGCAAGCGCTGGAAGCCCACGGATCCGATCAAGTTGGCCGATATGAAGGTTCCGGAGGGATGGACGCTGGCGAGTCTCGGTGACCTTGCTTGGGGCAACGGCTACGGAACGTCCGTCAAATGCAACTACGAGGGCACCGGGGCGGCGGTCCTCCGCATCCCGAATGTTCAAGGCGGATTTATCGAAACCAGCGACATGAAGTACGCACTGGACGCTTCTCTCGATCTGTCGGAATATTACGTGCGAAAGGGTGACATCCTGTTCGTTCGGACCAACGGAAGTCCCGCGCTCATTGGTCGGGCGGGTGTCGTGGAGCGCGAAATGGAGCTCGCGTTCGCCTCCTACTTGATTCGCTTCCGGGTGAACCTGGATTTCGTCGAACCATGGTGGATTCAGCTGGTGACGCGAACCAGGGCCTGGCGTCGTCACATCGAGCGGGTTGCGGCGTCCTCGGCGGGTCAATACAACCTGAATGCAAAGCGTCTTGCGGAACTCCCTGTCCCATTTCCGCCTCTCTCGGTACAGCGCGAAATTCTGGACTGTGTGAATTCGGAGATACCCTGGATTAGTCGATTGCAGGATGTCTCGAACACCGTTGTCAAGCGGTCGGACAGCTTGCGGGCCCGCATCCTCGATCGAGCTTTCCAAGGAGGCCTGGTGCAGCAGCACCCCGCAGACGAGTCGGCGTCGGCCCTCCTGGCCCGCATCACAGCCGACCGCGCTGCTCGGCCCAAGCCCAGGCGGACTCGCAGGGCCGCTGACAGAGCCGCAGCTGACAGGGCTCCCAGGGCGCTTGCTTCGCAAACAGCGATGACGGACCCAGCACCCGAGCCGACCGCCGTCCCTGCCTTCGCCGTACAACAGGAGTTCGAGCTGTGA
- a CDS encoding DEAD/DEAH box helicase family protein: MDRDSVDDRLRELAKASPNFGRLYRYQPLLAIYGSQAELTVLTNPNAAYVNAGQFGEVLAEEFVTRTGTRVEGTSQFDRLNALTRAGVLVGWSRDAFDKLRRGRNDAAHNHLFDTTKALEALKLCWQLGDLFDRAMGGTRTVTAFVPPTLPAEVPSADPEEIAELQKALDGHRRALAESRVKLSETSDRLEAARRAREEAEALIASAEQTKIAYAEQIQELRTQVTELRAAHQQQYDRERVQPRKVASAAREAIVERAQRPAPLNEVQAREKIDVMLSKAGWRIQDKADANPLACKGVAIREFTLATGRADYVLYVDGKIVGVIEAKREGTALAGALAQNERYAAGVLKDHAMAVWRREEPFAFRYATTGTETYFLNRIDPDARSREVFAFHRPETFAAWMKRAEEDPETPTFRAALRTNMPLLETHGLRMAQVEAITGLEGSLATDRPRALIQMATGAGKTFTAVTETYRLLRHAGARRVLFLVDRNNLGRQAHAEFDKYRTPDENRKLTDLYNVDMLGRSGLQETSSVVISTIQRMYAFLKGEPVADGPETDEPDTDDLKTSEAETGDREDKKASTLDETYAADEPITVDYNPDVPIESFDVIVVDECHRSIYGLWRGVLEYFDAHLVGLTATPTRQTKGFFDNNMVSRYTFEQAVADGVNVDFDIVRLNTDLREDGGAKIEAGTTVRIRDRQTRAQRYEELDEDFEYTVSQLGRTVITEDEIRAVLTTYRNNWQRWFPGRVDLPKTLVFAAGDDHADEVLKQVKEVFGRGDEFAKKITYRSRENGDDPDSLINDLRNSARLRVAVTVDMIATGTDVKPLECVIFLRSIKSPVLFEQMKGRGARSIDPDELKAVTPEAAPDLVKDRFLLIDAVGVTDSPLVDARPLIPAGEKGISLAKLLDKAGTRSLTADEAETLGRRLARIDRQLGDEEKKLLAQTSEGVSLADLARRIADAVDVDTQDRARHEGGSELAKKLVQDAVAPLTSRPELRKLILEIRHQQDLTYDETTEVRVTELREVPREERARRELAEWNSLLTKEQRDENAAIRVALGSGTRRFTPREARDALKELAGRIRATNRSWTPGVLWDHYDQLGKAATGPGKEAGLGDLIRLIRYELGADDELRPYRTVVEERFEGWLLRQQQAGVEFTDDQLWWLDRIKNAIAADIGIEPGDFGHAPFSERGGGRGFMRAFGDKDKALELLDELNQELA, translated from the coding sequence GTGGACAGAGACAGTGTTGACGATCGGCTCCGGGAGCTGGCGAAGGCATCCCCCAACTTCGGGCGCCTGTACAGGTATCAGCCTCTCCTCGCCATCTACGGGTCGCAGGCGGAACTCACCGTTCTGACCAACCCGAACGCCGCCTACGTGAACGCTGGGCAGTTCGGTGAGGTCCTGGCCGAGGAGTTCGTCACCCGGACCGGCACCCGGGTCGAGGGCACCAGCCAGTTCGACCGGCTCAATGCGCTCACGCGGGCAGGCGTGCTCGTCGGCTGGAGCCGTGACGCCTTCGACAAGCTGCGCAGGGGCCGCAACGACGCCGCGCACAACCACCTCTTCGACACGACGAAGGCGCTCGAAGCGCTGAAGTTGTGCTGGCAGTTGGGTGACCTCTTCGACCGGGCCATGGGCGGTACGCGGACGGTGACCGCGTTCGTCCCACCGACACTCCCGGCCGAGGTGCCGTCCGCCGACCCCGAGGAGATCGCGGAGCTTCAGAAAGCGCTAGACGGGCACCGTCGTGCGCTGGCCGAGTCGCGCGTCAAGCTGTCCGAGACCAGCGATCGCCTTGAAGCGGCGCGGCGGGCGCGTGAAGAGGCCGAGGCCCTCATCGCCAGTGCCGAGCAGACCAAGATCGCCTACGCCGAACAGATCCAGGAGTTGCGGACGCAGGTCACGGAGCTGCGGGCGGCCCACCAACAGCAGTACGACCGAGAGCGCGTCCAGCCCCGCAAGGTCGCCTCCGCCGCCCGTGAGGCCATCGTGGAGCGCGCGCAGCGCCCCGCGCCGCTCAACGAGGTTCAGGCGCGCGAGAAGATCGACGTGATGCTGTCCAAGGCGGGTTGGCGGATCCAGGACAAGGCGGACGCGAACCCGCTGGCGTGCAAGGGCGTCGCCATCCGTGAGTTCACGTTGGCCACAGGCCGCGCCGACTACGTCCTGTACGTCGACGGCAAGATCGTCGGGGTCATCGAGGCGAAGCGTGAAGGGACGGCGCTTGCGGGGGCCCTCGCCCAGAACGAGCGGTATGCGGCGGGTGTGCTCAAGGACCACGCGATGGCCGTGTGGCGCAGGGAGGAACCCTTCGCGTTCCGCTACGCCACCACGGGCACGGAGACGTACTTCCTCAACCGCATCGACCCCGACGCACGCTCGCGTGAGGTCTTCGCCTTCCACCGCCCCGAGACCTTCGCCGCGTGGATGAAGCGGGCCGAAGAGGATCCGGAGACCCCCACCTTCCGGGCGGCCTTGCGCACCAACATGCCGCTACTGGAGACACACGGCCTGCGCATGGCTCAGGTCGAGGCCATCACGGGCTTGGAAGGATCCCTGGCCACCGACCGGCCGCGCGCCCTGATCCAGATGGCGACCGGCGCAGGCAAGACCTTCACGGCCGTCACAGAGACCTACCGCCTGCTCCGGCACGCGGGCGCCCGCCGGGTCCTCTTCCTCGTCGACCGCAACAACCTCGGTCGCCAGGCGCACGCGGAGTTCGACAAGTACCGCACGCCCGACGAGAACCGGAAGCTCACCGACCTCTACAACGTCGACATGCTGGGCCGGAGCGGGCTCCAGGAGACGTCCTCCGTCGTGATCTCGACCATCCAGCGGATGTACGCCTTCCTCAAGGGCGAACCGGTGGCGGACGGACCCGAGACGGACGAGCCGGACACGGACGACCTGAAGACGAGCGAGGCGGAGACCGGGGACCGCGAGGACAAGAAGGCCTCGACCCTGGACGAGACCTACGCGGCGGACGAGCCGATCACGGTCGACTACAACCCGGACGTCCCGATCGAGTCCTTCGACGTGATCGTGGTCGACGAGTGCCACCGCTCCATCTACGGCCTGTGGCGTGGCGTCCTGGAGTACTTCGACGCCCATCTCGTCGGCCTCACGGCCACGCCCACCCGCCAGACCAAGGGGTTCTTCGACAACAACATGGTCTCGCGGTACACGTTCGAGCAGGCCGTGGCTGACGGCGTCAACGTCGACTTCGACATCGTGCGTCTCAACACCGACCTGCGGGAGGACGGCGGCGCCAAGATCGAAGCGGGTACGACCGTCCGCATCCGCGACCGGCAGACGCGCGCGCAGAGGTACGAGGAGCTCGACGAGGACTTCGAATACACCGTCTCGCAGCTCGGTCGCACGGTGATCACCGAGGATGAGATCCGGGCCGTACTGACGACGTACAGGAACAACTGGCAGCGGTGGTTCCCAGGGCGCGTCGACCTCCCCAAGACCCTCGTCTTCGCGGCTGGCGACGACCATGCCGACGAGGTGCTCAAGCAGGTCAAGGAAGTCTTCGGGCGGGGCGACGAGTTCGCGAAGAAGATCACGTACAGATCGCGGGAGAACGGGGACGACCCGGACTCGCTCATCAACGACCTGCGTAACTCGGCCCGGCTGAGGGTCGCGGTGACGGTGGACATGATCGCCACAGGCACGGACGTGAAGCCGCTCGAATGCGTGATATTCCTCCGGTCGATCAAGAGCCCGGTGCTCTTCGAGCAGATGAAGGGCCGGGGCGCCCGCTCGATCGACCCGGACGAGCTGAAGGCGGTCACTCCGGAGGCGGCACCTGACCTGGTGAAGGACCGTTTCTTGCTGATCGACGCGGTGGGTGTCACCGACTCGCCTCTGGTGGATGCCCGGCCGCTGATCCCGGCGGGCGAGAAGGGCATCTCGCTGGCGAAACTCCTCGACAAGGCCGGCACGCGCTCACTGACGGCGGACGAGGCGGAGACGCTGGGGCGTCGTTTGGCCCGTATCGACCGTCAGTTGGGTGATGAGGAGAAGAAGCTGCTGGCCCAGACGTCTGAGGGCGTGAGCCTGGCCGACCTAGCGCGCCGCATCGCGGATGCGGTGGACGTCGACACCCAGGACCGCGCCCGCCACGAGGGCGGCTCCGAGCTCGCCAAGAAGCTGGTCCAGGACGCGGTGGCTCCGCTGACCAGTCGGCCGGAGCTGCGGAAGCTGATCCTGGAGATCCGTCACCAGCAGGACCTGACGTACGACGAGACGACGGAGGTACGGGTCACGGAGCTGCGGGAGGTACCGCGCGAGGAGAGGGCCCGCAGGGAGCTCGCCGAGTGGAACTCGCTCCTCACGAAGGAGCAGCGGGACGAGAATGCGGCGATCCGGGTCGCGCTGGGAAGCGGCACGCGCCGCTTCACTCCGCGCGAGGCGCGGGACGCGCTGAAGGAGCTCGCAGGCAGGATCCGGGCGACGAACCGTTCCTGGACGCCGGGGGTGTTGTGGGACCACTACGACCAGCTCGGCAAGGCCGCGACCGGCCCCGGCAAGGAGGCGGGCCTCGGCGACCTCATACGGCTCATCCGCTACGAGCTCGGCGCAGACGACGAGCTCCGTCCGTACCGTACGGTGGTCGAGGAGCGCTTCGAGGGCTGGCTGCTGCGGCAGCAGCAGGCGGGAGTGGAGTTCACGGACGACCAGTTGTGGTGGCTGGACCGTATAAAGAACGCCATTGCCGCCGACATCGGCATCGAGCCGGGAGACTTCGGACACGCACCTTTCTCCGAGCGCGGCGGAGGCCGGGGCTTCATGCGGGCGTTCGGGGACAAGGACAAGGCGCTGGAACTGTTGGATGAGCTGAATCAGGAACTGGCTTGA
- a CDS encoding S9 family peptidase, translating to MTTEPLSFPRRYARTQRFTSGAPRAFTVSPDGCRVAFLRSRSGTDRANQLWVLDVLEGGERVAADPAALLGGATEHLPPEERALRERSREGGAGIVGYATDAAVELASFALSGRLFTAELRAGTARELRVPGPVIDPRPSPDGRFVAYVSGGALRVVGAEGEDDRVLAEPDGESVSFGLAEFIAAEEMGRSRGFWWSPQSDRLLVARADDTPVQRWWISDPAQPERDPQRVAYPVAGSANADVRLFVVTLDGVRTEVVWDRAQYPYLARVHWSEAGAPLILVQARDQRSQLFLAVDPDTGTTRMVHADEDPIWLDLFAGVPCWSPGGQLVRIADEGGARVLAFGERLLTGAQLHVRAVLDVSDDDVLISASAGEAAADRETGEVHVYRVNELGVERVSQEPGVHSAVRAGGVTVLVSSVLDRPGTQVQVLRQGKQAAAIPSYAEDPGLSPRVTLTQGGARKIPCAVLMPTDYDGDNPLPVLMDPYGGPHGPRVLAAHNAHLPSQWFADQGFAVIVADGRGTPGRSPAWEKEIRDDFTLSLDDQVDALRGLAEDFPLDLSRVAIRGWSYGGWLAGLAVLRRPDVFHAGIAGAPVTDWRLYDTHYTERYLGDPAAAPETYAKSSLVTDEGLSAPAEPHRPLMIVHGLADDNVVVAHALRLSSALLAAGRPHEVLPLSGVTHMTPQEQVAENLLLLQVDFLKRSLGLV from the coding sequence ATGACGACCGAGCCTCTCTCCTTCCCGCGCCGGTACGCCCGCACGCAGCGGTTCACCTCCGGCGCGCCGCGTGCGTTCACCGTGTCTCCCGACGGTTGCCGTGTGGCGTTCCTGCGGTCCCGCTCCGGTACGGACCGGGCGAATCAACTGTGGGTTCTCGATGTGCTGGAGGGCGGGGAGCGCGTCGCGGCCGATCCGGCGGCGCTGCTCGGCGGCGCCACGGAGCATCTGCCGCCGGAGGAGCGGGCGCTCCGTGAGCGCAGCCGCGAGGGCGGCGCCGGGATCGTCGGCTACGCCACCGACGCGGCCGTCGAGTTGGCCTCTTTCGCCTTGTCAGGGCGGCTTTTCACGGCGGAGCTGCGGGCCGGCACGGCCCGTGAACTCCGCGTCCCGGGGCCGGTGATCGACCCCCGGCCCTCGCCCGACGGGCGGTTCGTCGCGTACGTCTCCGGGGGCGCCCTGCGTGTTGTGGGTGCCGAAGGTGAGGACGACCGGGTACTGGCCGAACCTGACGGGGAGTCGGTTTCCTTTGGGCTGGCCGAGTTCATCGCGGCCGAGGAGATGGGGCGTTCGCGGGGCTTCTGGTGGTCTCCGCAGAGCGATCGGCTGCTCGTCGCGCGGGCGGACGACACGCCCGTACAGCGCTGGTGGATCTCCGATCCGGCCCAGCCGGAACGTGATCCGCAGCGGGTCGCGTATCCGGTGGCGGGCAGCGCCAACGCGGACGTACGGCTTTTCGTCGTCACGCTCGACGGGGTGCGCACGGAGGTCGTGTGGGACCGGGCGCAGTACCCGTATCTGGCGCGTGTGCACTGGTCAGAGGCGGGTGCGCCGCTGATTCTGGTGCAGGCGCGGGACCAGCGCAGCCAGCTGTTCCTGGCGGTGGATCCGGATACCGGGACGACGCGGATGGTGCACGCGGACGAAGATCCTATTTGGCTGGATCTTTTCGCCGGTGTGCCGTGCTGGAGCCCGGGAGGACAGCTTGTGCGGATCGCCGACGAGGGCGGCGCCCGGGTGCTCGCGTTCGGTGAACGCCTGCTGACGGGCGCCCAGTTGCATGTCCGCGCGGTGCTCGACGTCTCGGACGACGACGTGCTGATCTCGGCGTCCGCAGGCGAGGCGGCGGCCGATCGGGAGACCGGCGAAGTGCATGTGTACCGCGTGAACGAGCTCGGTGTGGAGCGCGTCTCGCAGGAGCCCGGCGTGCACTCGGCGGTGCGCGCCGGGGGCGTGACCGTGCTCGTCTCGTCGGTGCTCGACCGGCCGGGCACCCAGGTGCAGGTGCTGCGGCAAGGAAAGCAGGCGGCGGCCATCCCCTCGTACGCCGAAGATCCCGGTTTGTCCCCGCGCGTGACACTGACACAGGGGGGCGCACGCAAAATCCCGTGCGCCGTGCTTATGCCTACTGACTACGACGGTGACAATCCCCTGCCCGTTCTGATGGACCCGTACGGAGGTCCGCATGGTCCCCGGGTGCTGGCCGCGCACAACGCGCACCTCCCCTCACAGTGGTTCGCGGACCAGGGGTTCGCGGTGATCGTCGCCGACGGCCGCGGCACCCCCGGCCGCTCCCCCGCCTGGGAAAAGGAGATCCGCGACGACTTCACGCTCTCCCTCGACGACCAGGTCGACGCGCTGCGCGGGCTTGCGGAGGATTTCCCGCTGGATCTGTCCCGGGTGGCGATCCGCGGCTGGTCGTACGGCGGCTGGCTCGCCGGACTCGCGGTGCTGCGCCGCCCCGACGTCTTCCACGCGGGCATCGCGGGCGCCCCGGTCACGGACTGGCGGCTGTACGACACCCACTACACGGAGCGGTACCTCGGTGATCCGGCGGCGGCTCCGGAGACGTACGCGAAGAGTTCGCTGGTCACCGACGAGGGTCTCTCCGCGCCCGCCGAGCCGCACCGGCCGCTGATGATCGTGCACGGTCTCGCCGACGACAATGTCGTGGTGGCGCACGCCCTGCGGCTGTCCTCGGCGCTTCTCGCCGCCGGCCGCCCGCACGAGGTGCTGCCCCTGTCGGGCGTCACGCACATGACCCCCCAGGAGCAGGTCGCCGAGAATCTGCTCCTGCTCCAGGTGGACTTCCTGAAGCGCTCGCTGGGGCTCGTCTGA
- a CDS encoding ABC transporter ATP-binding protein, which produces MTQTATEKPRAGSEPEPILRVSGLVKYYPLTRGILFRKQIGSVKAVDGVDFHLGRGETLGIVGESGCGKSTLAKMLVHLERPTAGTITYKGEDITRLSGKALKSVRRNIQMVFQDPYTSLNPRMTVGDIIGEPYEIHPEVAPKGDRRRRVQELLDVVGLNPEYINRYPHQFSGGQRQRIGIARGLALRPEIIVADEPVSALDVSVQAQVINLLERLQDEFDLAYVFISHDLSIVRHISDRVGVMYLGRIVETGKDAEIYDHPTHPYTQALLSAVPVPDPEARERRERIILAGDVPSPANIPSGCRFRTRCWKARERCTLEVPLLAVPAEFRRTEGPAAHDSACHFAEEKRVVPPEEPRNNQDDGTP; this is translated from the coding sequence ATGACACAGACGGCGACTGAGAAGCCACGGGCGGGCTCGGAGCCCGAGCCGATTCTGCGGGTCAGCGGGCTGGTCAAGTACTACCCCCTCACCCGGGGCATCCTCTTCAGGAAGCAGATCGGCTCGGTCAAGGCCGTCGACGGGGTCGACTTCCACCTCGGCCGGGGCGAGACCCTCGGCATCGTCGGCGAGTCCGGCTGCGGCAAGTCGACGCTCGCCAAGATGCTGGTCCACCTGGAAAGGCCGACGGCCGGGACGATCACGTACAAGGGCGAGGACATCACCCGCCTGTCCGGCAAGGCCCTGAAGTCCGTACGCCGCAACATCCAGATGGTCTTCCAGGACCCGTACACCTCGCTCAACCCGCGCATGACCGTCGGCGACATCATCGGGGAGCCGTACGAGATCCATCCCGAGGTCGCGCCGAAGGGCGACCGCAGGAGGAGGGTGCAGGAACTGCTCGACGTCGTGGGTCTGAACCCGGAGTACATCAACCGCTATCCGCACCAGTTCTCGGGCGGTCAGCGTCAACGCATCGGCATCGCACGGGGGTTGGCGCTTCGCCCCGAGATCATCGTCGCCGACGAGCCGGTCTCCGCGCTCGACGTCTCCGTACAGGCCCAGGTGATCAACCTGCTGGAGCGGCTCCAGGACGAGTTCGACCTCGCGTACGTGTTCATCTCCCACGACCTCTCGATCGTGCGGCACATCTCCGACCGGGTCGGCGTGATGTACCTCGGGCGGATCGTGGAGACCGGCAAGGACGCCGAGATCTACGACCATCCGACGCACCCCTACACCCAGGCTCTGCTCTCCGCCGTGCCCGTGCCCGACCCGGAGGCCCGGGAGCGCCGGGAGCGGATCATCCTCGCCGGGGATGTGCCGTCCCCAGCGAACATCCCGTCCGGCTGCCGCTTCCGCACCCGCTGCTGGAAGGCCCGGGAGCGCTGCACGCTGGAGGTGCCGCTGCTCGCGGTGCCCGCGGAATTCCGGCGCACCGAGGGCCCGGCCGCGCACGACTCGGCCTGTCACTTCGCCGAGGAAAAGAGGGTCGTGCCCCCCGAGGAACCACGGAACAATCAAGATGACGGGACGCCATAG
- a CDS encoding ABC transporter ATP-binding protein, whose protein sequence is MLLEVRDLHVEFRTRDGVAKAVNGVGFGVDEGETLAVLGESGSGKSVTAQAVMGILDMPPAKITGGEILFQGRDLLKLKEDERRTVRGAEMAMIFQDALSSLNPVLSVGEQLGEMFTVHRGMSRKDARAKAIELMDRVRIPGAADRVRDYPHQFSGGMRQRIMIAMALALQPALIIADEPTTALDVTVQAQVMDLLAELQRDLNMGLILITHDLGVVADVADRIAVMYAGRIVESAPVHDIYKAPAHPYTKGLLESIPRLDRKGRELYAIKGLPPNLMHIPPGCAFNPRCPMAQDVCRTDVPPLYEVDEERRSACHFWRECLDDTDGD, encoded by the coding sequence GTGCTGCTCGAAGTGCGCGATCTGCACGTGGAGTTCAGAACCAGGGACGGGGTCGCCAAGGCGGTCAACGGGGTCGGCTTCGGGGTGGACGAGGGCGAGACGCTCGCCGTCCTCGGCGAGTCCGGCTCCGGCAAGTCGGTGACCGCGCAGGCCGTGATGGGCATCCTCGACATGCCGCCCGCCAAGATCACCGGCGGCGAAATCCTCTTCCAGGGCAGGGACTTGCTGAAGCTCAAGGAGGACGAGCGGCGCACCGTCCGCGGCGCCGAGATGGCGATGATCTTCCAGGACGCGCTGTCCTCACTCAACCCCGTGCTCAGCGTCGGCGAGCAGCTCGGCGAGATGTTCACCGTGCACCGCGGGATGTCCAGGAAGGACGCCCGAGCCAAGGCGATCGAGCTGATGGACCGGGTGCGCATCCCGGGCGCCGCCGACCGGGTGCGCGACTATCCGCACCAGTTCTCCGGCGGGATGCGCCAGCGCATCATGATCGCCATGGCGCTCGCCCTGCAGCCCGCCCTGATCATCGCCGACGAACCGACCACCGCGCTCGACGTCACCGTCCAGGCCCAAGTCATGGACCTGCTCGCCGAGTTGCAGCGCGACCTGAACATGGGGCTCATCCTCATCACCCACGACCTCGGCGTGGTCGCGGACGTCGCCGACAGGATCGCGGTGATGTACGCGGGCCGGATCGTCGAGTCGGCCCCGGTCCACGACATCTACAAGGCGCCCGCACACCCGTACACCAAGGGCCTGCTGGAGTCGATCCCGCGCCTGGACCGGAAGGGCCGGGAGCTCTACGCCATCAAGGGCCTGCCGCCGAACCTGATGCACATCCCGCCGGGCTGCGCCTTCAACCCGCGCTGCCCGATGGCCCAGGACGTGTGCAGGACCGACGTACCGCCGCTCTACGAGGTGGACGAGGAGCGCAGGAGCGCGTGCCACTTCTGGAGGGAGTGCCTCGATGACACAGACGGCGACTGA
- a CDS encoding ABC transporter permease, with amino-acid sequence MREQSPYEPHEPEGAMAASGAGGAMDLAANEAETLERRPSAGAPGGPTGGAGPQEKPRSLWSDAWRDLRRNPVFIISALVILFLVVISLWPSLIASGNPLTCDLAKAQEGSQPGHPFGFDGQGCDVYTRTVYGTRVSTSVGVCATLGVAVLGSLLGGLAGFFGGVWDAILSRITDIFFAIPVVLGGLVLLSVVTSNTIWPVIGFMVLLGWPQISRIARGSVITTKQHDYVAAARALGASNSRLLLRHIAPNAVAPVIVVATIALGTYIALEATLSYLGVGLKPPTVSWGIDISSASAYIRQAPHMLLWPAGALAITVLAFIMLGDAVRDALDPKLR; translated from the coding sequence ATGCGTGAGCAGTCGCCCTACGAGCCGCACGAACCCGAGGGCGCCATGGCCGCGAGCGGCGCGGGAGGAGCCATGGACCTGGCCGCGAACGAGGCGGAAACCCTCGAACGGCGTCCATCGGCCGGGGCCCCGGGAGGACCGACGGGAGGCGCGGGTCCGCAGGAGAAGCCCAGAAGCCTCTGGTCCGACGCCTGGCGCGACCTGCGGCGCAACCCCGTCTTCATCATCTCCGCGCTCGTCATCCTCTTCCTGGTCGTCATCTCCCTGTGGCCCTCGCTGATCGCCTCCGGCAATCCCCTCACCTGCGACCTGGCCAAGGCGCAGGAGGGCTCGCAGCCCGGCCACCCCTTCGGCTTCGACGGCCAGGGCTGCGACGTCTACACGCGCACGGTGTACGGGACCCGCGTCTCGACCAGCGTCGGTGTCTGCGCCACCCTCGGCGTCGCGGTCCTCGGCTCGCTGCTCGGCGGGCTCGCCGGGTTCTTCGGCGGCGTCTGGGACGCGATCCTGTCCCGGATCACCGACATCTTCTTCGCGATCCCCGTGGTCCTCGGCGGTCTGGTCCTCCTCTCCGTGGTGACCAGCAATACGATCTGGCCCGTCATCGGGTTCATGGTGCTGCTCGGCTGGCCCCAGATCTCCCGTATCGCGCGCGGCTCCGTCATCACGACCAAGCAGCACGACTACGTGGCGGCCGCCCGCGCCCTCGGCGCCTCCAACTCCCGGCTGCTGCTCCGGCACATCGCGCCCAACGCCGTCGCGCCGGTGATCGTCGTCGCGACCATCGCGCTCGGAACGTATATCGCCCTGGAGGCGACACTCTCGTACCTCGGCGTCGGCCTGAAGCCGCCGACGGTCAGCTGGGGCATCGACATCTCCTCGGCGTCCGCGTACATCCGCCAGGCCCCGCACATGCTGCTGTGGCCCGCCGGTGCGCTCGCGATCACCGTGCTCGCGTTCATCATGCTCGGCGACGCGGTGCGCGACGCCCTCGACCCGAAGCTGAGGTGA